A window of Chlorobium phaeobacteroides DSM 266 genomic DNA:
GCAGCTTGGCGACACCGATGGTGCAAGTTTCTTTTTTGAATACTGGTCGAGGCGGGTCGATGAGGTAGGCCTAACTCCGTTGATCGAGGTCAAAGAACTGCTTCAGAGGCATTTCGACCATATTCTGACATATTTTAAACACGCCATTACCAATGCAGTTTCCGAAGGATTAAACAGCAAAATTCAGATTGTCAAAGCTTCAGCACGGGGATTTCACCGATTCGAGAGTTATCGAAACCGGATTTTGTTTTATTGCGGTAAACTCAATATGGCGATCAGTTCATGACGTAATGGCAGTTGGGCTTTCCACGAAATTCTGCGAAGAACCCTGACCTGTTTGTCATTACAGGAGGAGCAATAAAGCTTACAAAGTTGATGGAAGAGCGGGAACATACCCAAAAAGAGCTCTGCAAGCTTGATTTGGTAAAGAATTTTTTATTTGATCAGGGTCTTTTGGATAAAGAAGATTTTGAATACCTGAAAACATAGGAACAGAAATCATGGCGGTTGATAATATTCATCAAAAAATTGCAGCCATAGCCTCAAAGGAGCCATCTGGCTGGTTGAAAGATGCTCAGTGGAGAACTGAAAACAGGGCATGGTTAAAACATTCACAAGCCATAGCTCTACGGATTTTACGAACATTGCGAGCAAAAAATGTTTCGCAAAAGGAGCTTGCTGAAAAAATCGGAGTTTCACCCCAACAGGTTAATAAAATTGTTAAAGGGCGGGAAAACCTGACCCTTGAAACTATCTCAAAGCTTGAGGGTGCGCTTGATATTGTGCTTCTGATGCTTCCTCCATCAAGTGAGAGTACCACTCATAACCTTTCTTCAACCCTTGTGCCCGAACCAAAAAAATCCTCCGCTAAAAAGTCTCGAGCAATAACCGTAAAGGTGTTACAACAGGGGATTGTTGCGGGAAAAGTCCATGAAACCGGAAGTGGTTATGGCAAAGAGGTCACTTGAATAAGGTAACCAGCAAAGAAGCATAAAGCAGCCTTGAAAGAGTGCATTTCATCAGTGAATCAACATCGAAATAATGCCCGAAAAAATCTCATCCATAAAGCACAAGTCCGAAAGCCGCGCTCATATCCCGTCAAAAGAGGAAGCAGGCTACGAAGATGCCAGCCCGAAAGTGCTTGGCGGCAAGCCCACGCTTGAACTGCCGAAGAACCCGGTGGTACATCGCGGCCAGGACCCGGAACTCTTCTGGATGAACAAGTATGGCAGTGAGGACATTGATGATCTGCTGAAGGTTGATATCCGCTCACTCTATCGCCATGAGCACATCGCCCCCGAGAAACTCATTGCTGGTCTGCACCGCGTGGTGGAGGAGAAGAATCCGCTCGACCAGATGGATCTCTTTTCCCCGAACGAGCTCTTTGGCAACGCGCTTGAAAAGGATGAACTGCAAAAGGTATCGGAATACTACAGCCACCATGACGGCTGGACAAACCGCCTTATCCAGGGAGACAGCCACCTCGTCATGGCAAGCCTGCTGGAGCGTGAAGGGATGGCCGGGCAGGTGCAGACGATCTACATCGACCCGCCCTACGGCATCAAGTACAACAGCAACTGGCAGATGAAGCTCAACGACCGTAACGTCAAGGATGGCAGCGACGAGCACTTGACAGGTGAGCCGGAGATGATCAAGGCTTTTCGCGACACCTGGGAGCTTGGCATTCACAGTTACCTCTCCTATCTGCGTGACCGGATGTTGATAGCCCGTGAACTGCTGACGGAGAGCGGATCTTGCTTTGTGCAGATTTCCGATGAGAATGTGCATCTCGTCAGGTGTCTAATGGATGAGGTGTTCGGGAGTGAGAATTTTGTTAGCACCATATCGTTTATAAAAACGGCAGGTAAAATGGGTGGGTTACTGGATAATGTAAATGATTTTATTATTTGGTATGGGAAAAGCAAGAGTAGTATAAAATTTAGACAGTTATATACTGATCGAACTTTAAAAAGTTTAAATCAGGGGTATAACTGGATAGAAGAAGAGGAAGGGAAGCGATATCGCCTTAATTCGAATCAATTAAATGGTGAAGAAGTAATTTCAAAAGGTAAACGTTTTATTACTGCGCCATTAGTTTCTCAAAGTGGAGGAGATAATTCTGATTTTGAATTTGAGTTTGAAAATAAAAAATATAAACCATCTAAGGGTGCATTTTGGAAAACAAATTACAATGGATTTAAAAGGTTGTCTGAATTGGGCAGATTAATCGGTGTCAAGAATACCTTGGCATATGTCCGTTATGCTGAAGATTTCCCTGTGGTATCATTAAATAATTTTTGGTCGGATACTCAACAAAGTACATATGCAGCGGAGAAGAATTATATTGTACAAACATATTCAAAAGTTATTCACCGCTGCATCCTCATGACCACCGACCCCGGTGATCTGGTGCTTGACCCGACATGCGGCAGCGGAACAACAGCCTACGTTGCCGAGCAGTGGGGGAGACGGTGGATCACCATCGACACCAGCCGTATAGCCCTGAACATTGCCAAAACCCGCTTCATGACGGCAACCTTTCCCTACTACCATCTCTACAGCGATGTTAACGTGCAGGCAACAGAGAAAGAGGGGAAGATCAAAAAGAGTGTTGCCGATAAACCGGATACAGAAAAATCAGGTGACATCCGTCAGGGTTTTGTTTACGAAGAGGTGCCGCACATCACCCTGAAATCCCTTGCCAACGACGAACCGCCCTCAACCGAAACCCTCTGCGACAAGCCGCTCGAAGATAAAAAGAAGCTCCGCGTCTGCGGCCCCTTCACTGTCGAGACCCTCCAGAACTACGAGCCCGTCAGCCCCAACGCAGTGACGGAAACAGCCTCCGAAACCGAAGGAATGGCCGGATTTGAAGAGCGGGTATTCGACCACCTGAAATCTGCCGGAGTGAAAAACGGCATCAAAAACGAGCAGGCTGTCTTTATTCGCATTGAGCGTCTTGTCAGTGCCACGCTTCATGCTGAAGGATTTTACCAGACATCGGAAGGTGAAAAGAAAGCCTACTTTCACATTGGCCCGAAATTCGGTACCGTCAGCAAACATGCCGTCAACGAAACCGTCAAAGAGTGCCGCCAGCGCGGCGATGCCAACTGGCTCATCATCCTCGGCTTCAGCTTCGAAAGCGACATTGCGAGCAGCACCCAGACCACCAGCATGGGCACCTTCGAAGTCACCAAGGCCCGAATGCACGACGACCTCATGCAGGACGGCCTCATGAAAAAAGACAAAAAAGCCGGTTCCTTCATCACCATCGGCGAGCCCGACATCAAGCTCCACAAAACCGGCATCGAAGCCACAGTCGAAATCTGCGGCCTTGATATCTACGACCCTATCAAAGACGAAGTCAAAGCCCGCAACGTCGCCGACATCGCCTATTGGATGGTAGACGACGACTACGACGGCAGCAACTTCGTTGTCAAACAACTCTTCTTCTGTGGTGGCAGTCAAGACGAATTCAGCCAATGGAAAAAGGGTCTGAGCGACCTCGCCCGCACCAAAACCAGACGCAACGCCGAAAAGACCCTTAAAATCGAAATCGACGACGAAGCGTTCGATCGTCTGTATGGCTTCATGTCACACCCGATTCCGATTAAGCCTAACCGGAAAATTGCCGTCAGGGTTATCAGTCAGTTCGGCGAAGAGAGTATGAAGGTGATGGATGTGACTGGTTCCTGAAAAAATTACGAATTATAATTGATCACGGTAATAACGTCACGCATATAATCCGGAATACGGTGCGCAGGGCTGTTCGGCTGAGTTTTTTGCTGTATATTGAGTTCAGTATTCCGGAAAAAACCGTTTTCTCCGCAACCGTTGCAGCAATTGTGCTCTTTATGGTTTCCTCTCTATGAAAATCATTGATCGATATCTTCTGAAGTCTCATATCGGGCCTTTCATTTTTGCTTTTATTACGATTCTCTTTGTTCTGATTCTTCAGTTTTTCGCTGTTTTTTCGGAGCGATTGTTGGGAAAGGGGATCGGCTGGATGACCCTGCTTGAGCTGGTTGTGGTGCAGTCGGCATGGATGGTGAGCTTTACCATTCCGATGGCTGTGCTGATTGCTGTTGTCATGGCATTTGGTGCCATGACCAATGCTTCGGAAATAACGATTTTCAGGGCTTCCGGCATCTCTCTCTACAGGCTTATGGCGCCGGTTCTTCTTGCGGCGACGCTGCTTTCGCTTGTGGCGGAACGGTTTAACAACGTGGTGCTTCCGGAAGCTAACTATAAGGCTAAATCCCTGATGGCCGATATCGTTAAATCAAAGCCGGTTTTTGGTTTAACCGAAAATGCCTTTTCAACACTGATTGATGGATACTCCATTCTGGTGCGCCAGACTGATCCGGAAACAGGTGCAATAAGGGGAATTGTCATCTATGATTTTACACGGCCGGATTTTCGCACTATTGTTACTGCTGAAAGCGGGGGGGTTAATTTTTCATCCGATTATCACTATCTCATCATTACGCTTGAAAATGGCGAGATCCATGAGATTCAGCAGCCGCAGCACAAAGAGTATCGTAAAATGAGTTTTAAAAAGCACCGTTTTGTGTTTGAGTCATCCGGGTTCGGTTTTAACCGATCGGTTGAGTCGGCTATTCGCTCTGATGACCGGGATCTCTCTTCCGGGGGACTCCTTTCAATAAGCAGGGATTTCAGGAGCAGGATTGCTCTTGCAAAACAACGCATCAATGAACCTCTTGTTCATCTTGGCAGCGTGTTTGGCAGCGTGCCTGGCGTTTCTTCATCCAAAGAGCGCTCTATGCAGTCAAACATAACAAAAGAGGGAAGAACATTTGCTGCCGGATATGTGGACAAGCTTATTCTTTCGCTCGATCAGGAGCTTCACCGCATGGAGTCTGATACCGGCATGTACAACAAGTATATGGCCGAATACCACAAGAAGTATGCGCTTGCGTTTGCCTGTATTGTTTTTGCCCTTGTCGGCGCTCCGCTTGGCGTGCTTGCCAGACGCGGAGGGTTCGGTATAGGGGCAGGGTTGTCACTGGTCTTTTTTGTTCTTTACTGGATACTTATGATCAGTGGTGAAAAACTTGCCGAACGGGGTCTTCTTGACCCCGGCCTTTCCATGTGGCTCGGCAATATAACCATCGGCTTTATCGGTCTGTTTCTGCTCTACCGGCTGACCGGCGCGGTTTTCAATTCTTCAAAATAGCGATACCGGGTCTTGAGGCCGGGGGGCGTTATCAGCTTTTGTCGAGGGGCTTTTTTACTCCGTTCTTGTCAAGACAGACGAATGTTATTTTTGTACTGAAAACAATTACCTTTTCGCGTGTTTCGATACGATCTTTGTGCACGTTCACCGTATACTCTATCGATGTGTTGCCGATTTTGCTTTTTTCAGTGACAAAACAGAGTATGGTGCCTCCGCGAATGCTTTGTTTAAATTCGACCTTGTCAAGGCCGATCGTGACAAAGTTACATCCGGGGTAGTCGAGAGTTACTGCAATGTAGCTTACCTCATCAATCCATTTGAGCAGGTTTCCGCCGAAAAGAAAGCCAAAGTGGTTCAGGTGTTCGGGTAGAACAAGTTTATAGTTTTCCATGTATTCATTCTGTTTTCAGGGTTGATCGCTGTTCTCTCTGTGGTTTGACGAACAGGATGGTTTCGCGTTCTGCAATAACCTGTCCAACCGGAAGTTTTTTCCCCCGTCGAACATATTTCTTTAAGGTATAGATAACCGGTACCAGTTCCGCGTGTTTTGCCGATGAATACCATGCGGCAATTGTCGCTGCTTTTTCAATGGTTGCCTTGTCGTGGAGCGCAACTCCTCTGAGAACGCAGTGCGATCCTGAGGCTCCCCGGGTGTGAAGCCAGATATCGCCGGGTCTGGCATGGGAAAAGGTGAGCAATTCATTGTTTTTGGCATTTTTTCCGACAAAAAGGGTTGTTCCTTCTTTGATGACGATTGATTTGAAGGGTGCTGAAACAGCCTCTTTATTTTTTCGCTGTCCGGGTTTGCCGAAGAGGTCTCTGTGCTCTGTAATGAAGTTCTCTATGCTCTCCCTGTCGGCGAGCTTGTCAAGGGCCAATTGCGTTTCAGCAAGAATCTTTCGTTCTGCTTCGAGTTTATGCTGTCGTTGCCGCATTGTTTCTGTTTTTTCTCTGCTTTTCGATGCTTTTGTAAAGTAGTCTTGTGCGTTTTCCTGCAGAGTGAGCGCCGGGTTGAGTGGAATGTGCGCCAGAGGTTCATCCTTTTCAAAAAGATTGTTTACGTCAATATGGTCCGGTGAAGTTCTCTCCTGGTAGAGCGCAGCCATAAGAAGATGCCCGAAAAGTTCATATCGCGCGGCAAGGGCGGAGGTCTGTTCAGGGCTGAATGCCTGGAGCTCTTTTTCTGTTTTTTTCAGTTTCTGTGAAAGTTTTTTTCTGAACCCGGTCTGGCTCTTGTCAAGATGCGTGAACTGCTGTATTGCCTTGCTGTAGAGGTTTAAACCCTCAAGTATGGAGTCAGTGTTGCGCGATTGAGGAGAGGGATCGGACGAATCATGCAGAATGCTGAACGCGGGAGTTCCCTGATTGGTGAGTTTCAGATGAGGTCTTGGATCAAGAAGTTCGTAGAAGAGTTCCTGAAAGGCCCTGAACATGGCTTCGGGTTTGTCTGGATCTCCAGCTCTTTTGATCAGTTCGCGATGCAGGGCGCGGTCAAAACCCG
This region includes:
- a CDS encoding helix-turn-helix transcriptional regulator, with product MAVDNIHQKIAAIASKEPSGWLKDAQWRTENRAWLKHSQAIALRILRTLRAKNVSQKELAEKIGVSPQQVNKIVKGRENLTLETISKLEGALDIVLLMLPPSSESTTHNLSSTLVPEPKKSSAKKSRAITVKVLQQGIVAGKVHETGSGYGKEVT
- a CDS encoding site-specific DNA-methyltransferase; the encoded protein is MLGGKPTLELPKNPVVHRGQDPELFWMNKYGSEDIDDLLKVDIRSLYRHEHIAPEKLIAGLHRVVEEKNPLDQMDLFSPNELFGNALEKDELQKVSEYYSHHDGWTNRLIQGDSHLVMASLLEREGMAGQVQTIYIDPPYGIKYNSNWQMKLNDRNVKDGSDEHLTGEPEMIKAFRDTWELGIHSYLSYLRDRMLIARELLTESGSCFVQISDENVHLVRCLMDEVFGSENFVSTISFIKTAGKMGGLLDNVNDFIIWYGKSKSSIKFRQLYTDRTLKSLNQGYNWIEEEEGKRYRLNSNQLNGEEVISKGKRFITAPLVSQSGGDNSDFEFEFENKKYKPSKGAFWKTNYNGFKRLSELGRLIGVKNTLAYVRYAEDFPVVSLNNFWSDTQQSTYAAEKNYIVQTYSKVIHRCILMTTDPGDLVLDPTCGSGTTAYVAEQWGRRWITIDTSRIALNIAKTRFMTATFPYYHLYSDVNVQATEKEGKIKKSVADKPDTEKSGDIRQGFVYEEVPHITLKSLANDEPPSTETLCDKPLEDKKKLRVCGPFTVETLQNYEPVSPNAVTETASETEGMAGFEERVFDHLKSAGVKNGIKNEQAVFIRIERLVSATLHAEGFYQTSEGEKKAYFHIGPKFGTVSKHAVNETVKECRQRGDANWLIILGFSFESDIASSTQTTSMGTFEVTKARMHDDLMQDGLMKKDKKAGSFITIGEPDIKLHKTGIEATVEICGLDIYDPIKDEVKARNVADIAYWMVDDDYDGSNFVVKQLFFCGGSQDEFSQWKKGLSDLARTKTRRNAEKTLKIEIDDEAFDRLYGFMSHPIPIKPNRKIAVRVISQFGEESMKVMDVTGS
- a CDS encoding LptF/LptG family permease codes for the protein MKIIDRYLLKSHIGPFIFAFITILFVLILQFFAVFSERLLGKGIGWMTLLELVVVQSAWMVSFTIPMAVLIAVVMAFGAMTNASEITIFRASGISLYRLMAPVLLAATLLSLVAERFNNVVLPEANYKAKSLMADIVKSKPVFGLTENAFSTLIDGYSILVRQTDPETGAIRGIVIYDFTRPDFRTIVTAESGGVNFSSDYHYLIITLENGEIHEIQQPQHKEYRKMSFKKHRFVFESSGFGFNRSVESAIRSDDRDLSSGGLLSISRDFRSRIALAKQRINEPLVHLGSVFGSVPGVSSSKERSMQSNITKEGRTFAAGYVDKLILSLDQELHRMESDTGMYNKYMAEYHKKYALAFACIVFALVGAPLGVLARRGGFGIGAGLSLVFFVLYWILMISGEKLAERGLLDPGLSMWLGNITIGFIGLFLLYRLTGAVFNSSK
- a CDS encoding acyl-CoA thioesterase → MENYKLVLPEHLNHFGFLFGGNLLKWIDEVSYIAVTLDYPGCNFVTIGLDKVEFKQSIRGGTILCFVTEKSKIGNTSIEYTVNVHKDRIETREKVIVFSTKITFVCLDKNGVKKPLDKS
- a CDS encoding NFACT RNA binding domain-containing protein produces the protein MHRNYFTLYHAAMELDEKLSGGFIFELCSRNKNELTISFITSTGTHLQLIVITDSRTVTLFTSEGLNRKKRNTAKLFRNIEDKAITGVEMSPFDREIKIHLESGTTLTLQLFTAKTNVLLLQSDSIITDAFKHKAQLAGSAYQCENGSKSIIHQLETLSRDYAGFLAASLNQLPGFDRALHRELIKRAGDPDKPEAMFRAFQELFYELLDPRPHLKLTNQGTPAFSILHDSSDPSPQSRNTDSILEGLNLYSKAIQQFTHLDKSQTGFRKKLSQKLKKTEKELQAFSPEQTSALAARYELFGHLLMAALYQERTSPDHIDVNNLFEKDEPLAHIPLNPALTLQENAQDYFTKASKSREKTETMRQRQHKLEAERKILAETQLALDKLADRESIENFITEHRDLFGKPGQRKNKEAVSAPFKSIVIKEGTTLFVGKNAKNNELLTFSHARPGDIWLHTRGASGSHCVLRGVALHDKATIEKAATIAAWYSSAKHAELVPVIYTLKKYVRRGKKLPVGQVIAERETILFVKPQREQRSTLKTE